The genomic segment CAGTAATCTATTAGCTTTAGCTAGACTTAGGTGGTTGGATCATGTGGCACGTATGCCTGATGACCACATGCCAAAAGGGATTCTTTTTGGTTGGCTGCCACAGAAACGACCTGCTCATGTTGTGAATTGCGTTGGCATGATAAAATCAGACAGAGCTTATCAATTAATGACTAAAAGCTCAGGATAGAAACTTATGGAAACAGGTAGCTACTGAAAGACTAGGTGACTGGACCACGTTCTCAACCTAACTTGTTTTGTTGTTCAACTTGCCACAGATCATtcagaagaagaaaagatataGCTCAAAATAAGTGTATAACTACCTGCCCTCAACATAGCCACCGTTGATTAGATCTAAAGTGGAATCTCCAACCAGAGCATCATTCCCTGAATGGCTCTCTTccaagtatgtgtgtgtttgtgtgtgcgtgtatgagGCAACACAGCAAAGTGATCAGGGTACCGGCCTGGTAatataatggggacctggttgGTAGCCTGGtgttactggggaagcaaacgCTCAGTTGCCCTAGTCTCGATAGTAGTGTTGGGGCTGTTGTGGAACTTTTGAGTTCTGCAGCCTCTCTCCATGAggcctggacagtcctcctgcaggttgCTAGTCCGATTTGCCTTCAcagactcaagtgcctgagtggtgcacaagcatcccagtgctggttcgctgggaaacaatagctgtgtttcgcaTGGCTGCTGTAAGCTTTGCTTTTCTTTTTTGTATGTGTCTGTGGTTGTAGTATTtgtctgtgtagtgtagtgtgtgtttgtgtagtgtagtgtgtgtctgtgtagtgtagtgtgtgtctgtgtagtgtagtgtttgtctgtgtagtgtagtgtgtgtctgtgtagtgtagtgtgtgtctgtgtagtgtagtgtagtgtctgtgtagtgtagtgtgtgtctgtgtatgtgAGACAAGGACTGTCCTTGCCTCACTTAGCAGTGTTGTGGCTGTTGTCGAACTTTAGATTCTGCACTTTCTCTCTGTGAGatctggacagtcctcctgtgggttactagtcctgatttttcttcacaaactTGAGTGCTCAAGTgatgcacaggcatcccagcaCTAGTTCACTGGGCAGTAATAGCTGTGCTCCACATAGCTGCTGTAAGTATTGCTTTATGTGTACAATAATGTTTCATAAGATTTTATCAGAGGTATACTGTGTTTACTTGGTTATAAACGCCGTGGTTACTGTTACCTATGCAGTAAAAATCGATGTGGCGGCTATACGAAATACACAACCACTTGACACTCAAGAAAGATGTTTAAGCCCTTTCTATTGTGGCATCACTTATGTGTGGCTGCTGTTTAAGTTGTGGTGTCTAACTCCACTCATATATACCCAGAGTAGTCTATTTTAATGGCCACCTGACTAACTCAGTATAAGATCATGTTTAAATTTCTTCAGTGAGCATGGCATACATCAGGAGCATTTGTACTTTTGGGGCGCTTATAATATGCTCCTGCATAAATTAATTCAGCTGTGTAAATCAGCCACCTACCCATTAAAACCCCAAAAAATTATCCTGAAGGTGACTGTTTTAGTCATGTTCCACTGTTCTGTGTTTTCCACTGTAGCTAAAaattgtttcattgttttttttttaatagaaAGAATTATTGCTCCAGGAGGAAACCCCATGTGCTCAAATTGCAAGAGCACATTGCAGAGTAAGCGCTTTGAAGGCAAGAGAATTGTGATCACTCTGAGAGGTATATGCATGAATGAATGCACGTGTACATAGGATTGACAATAATTTGTGTAAATATTAGGGAGATATGACCTAGATGATGTGGTGTTGTATTGTAACGAGTGTAAAATTGAGCAACACTTGGAAGGTTATTGGATAGGCTGTGTGGACAGACATTCACAGTACCTCTTTGATGAAGACTTGTTTTTGTTCTTCGATTATTTGCAGAAGTTTAGTCCAGGATTATCAGTCTTGGGATTTCTGCATACATTGGAGGAATATTCTGCTGAGAGGAACAGGGTTAGTAATAATGACATTTACGTATGATATTTAGTTATAGGATTTATATGCTTTGTTTACCGTACTGCATACCAAttaaattatgcataaattttatGTGGCTCATGTAACATACACATGAACATGCATGTTTGTAACAGCATAGCACATTTTGTAAAAACTGTAGAGACTACAGTGTACGTGTACATACTTATTGTTAGATTTCTTGCCTGCTGCTACTGTACATTGGGGCAAATCTATGCCACTTATAGCCTTTCAAGATTAGCAAAGTAGTCCAGTCATTGCACTTACATATATAATTTAATCATGCATGCACAATGCATCATCATACATTAGTCGGCTTATAATGCACAGCTTAGAAGAATTTGTCAGTGTTTGTATAAGCATTAGTGCCAAGTTTCTGTATGCCATAGGTAGCCAGAATAAATCCAACAGCCTTTTCGAAATCCTTCCAAGAATGGCGGTATTGCAGATACGAGCTCAAGAAGCTGAAGAGGGAGGCAATATTTGAGTGTCCAGCTTGTAGTGACCACCAACATTCCGTCCACATAGATGGTAATAAAAAGCTGTACCGCTTTTCCAAAGTCAAGAGGTatagtacgtatgtacgtatgcatgcaATTTTAAGCTTGGATGAAATGTATACAGTGGATATAAATAGGCTGTCCTTTGACTTAGTATTGTAGGTCATGTGCTGCAAAACTTTAGAATGTATCTTTTATTTTACATTTGAAGGATCACCACACATGTACCACAGCAAGACAAAAGGTTGTATAAGTATTGAGATACAGTGTACCCTTTTTAATTTATATCTACATACAGTAAGTCCTGTTTAATCAACTACATGTAACATCTATTCACGCACATGAAAATCAACTTTCTTTTTTTATATAGTGTTTGTATATTCTACAGTTTGAATATCCATGTAATGCAATGAAGATACATCAGTAATTTACTTTATGCCCTATAGTTATGTCCCATAGAGTAGCAGAAAAGTGCAAGATTTGACATTTTAAATACTGTATGGCAAATTAATTTCTAGAACACAGCAAGAGTCATACTATGCTGGTGATTTTATTGTAAAGGACACTGGTGTGGATCAACATTTGGAGACACTCGGCTATGGATCAGGAACTGTAAGTGACAGCTGTATGATTTCAGTAATGTGTAGTGTTACCTATGTGTGTGTAGGAAGGTGATGATGGTACATGTGGCACAACTAGATGGAAGGCAGCTAAAGCAGTTTCCAGAACTATGCCTACTTTAGATGAAACAGGCATAGTTACAGGTGGTTGCAGGCATGTCATTGCGCAGAAGGCAGTGAACATGTTCCGGGGTGAAATGTAAGTATATCATTCACACCTATTTTTGTAGGAAAAAGCTTTGGCAATTTATCTCTGAAAGAATTTGATGGATAATGTTTTAGCAAATGCTCCACATTTTCCTGGTTAAGAATTGCCTGAAAAGTTTGTTTGTAATACTGCAGTCTATTAACCAATTTCCCCCCAAATTTTTTCACTGTATCTTGTTATAATTTATGTATGGTTTGTATACTTTAAACACAGATATGGCTACTCTCATTATTTACATGAGAAAGTATTTGCCCCACGTGGTGTCAGATGGCTATGGCAAGATGTTATATGTCAGTATTGGAACTGGGCACGGAGTAAGACTGCACTTTTTCCAGGATCCAGAGCGATGGATATGAAACCAGCACTATCTGTGATGCATGCCAAAGCACATTCTTGGCACTGTCAGGTGAGACAATATGCACAAACAAcattttacacacacacacacacacacacacacacacacacacacacacacacacatacacacatacacacacacacacacacacacacatgcgtacACTTGCTTACTTTCCCTTTTGTTGCCGTTGAACGGTTAGGCAAGCCAAAATGGCAACCAGAATAGCTTTATATTCCACATGTGTGTACTGCTAGGCCTCCTTTACTTCTGAACCACTTGTTACAGGTCACACATTGCACAGCTCCCTTCTGTAATTGGACAGGTTTACTTCGTTCATCAATACATTTGTGTCTATTCTTATGAGATTCTCTTCTGAAATATCTCAAACAAGTTGGACACCAGATCTTAGGTTGCTGTGGTTCAACAGATCCATTACTACTGTAGATGCTTCATCCACTAATCTCCTACTACAACGCTCTCCAGCCTCCTCTAGATGTCACAGCTTCTTCATACCACGTACCTTCGTCAACACCAATGTCCTTTAAGTCTTGTCTGATCACATCTCTCCACTGTTTCTTTGCACCTCCCTGTTGATTAGGTTGTTGCAACCAACCAAACAAAGCATTTTTGGGAATTCTCTGATCAGGCATACGTGCTACACTGTACATGCCCTAGCCATTACAGTCTTCTCTTCATGATCTTAACATCTATACATTCTTCATCTCCCCACAATTCTTACTAATTGTAGTTGGTCTCATTCCATTGCTGActgtttttatccccaaaattGCTCTTAAGCACCTGTTGTGGAAAGCATTCAGTTTCCTAACGCACCTCTTCAATGGTATCCAGCACTCAGCACCATACAACAAAACAGACAGTACACAAACTTGGTATACTCTTCTCTTAGTGCTCAAAGTCAAGTTTTTTATCTCTAAAATCTGTCTACCTTAATGCCCCAAAGACTTGAGAAGCCTCtgttatgcatacacacacgtacacatatgtacgcacacacacacacacacacgcacacacacatacatacacacacactacacacactacacacacacactacacacacacacgcacacacataaaGCAAAGCTTACAGCAATAGCTGTGTGGAACAGAGCTATTGCTGTCCAGTGAACCAGTGCTGGGATGCcagtgcaccactcaggcacttgagtctgtgccggcaaatcctcctggggcaagaCTAGTAACCGCAGGAGGACTGTTCAAGCCTTACAGAGAGATGCTGTGGAACCCGAAGTTTTATGACAGCCTCAACATCACTTAGTGAGACAAGGatagttgagcatttgcttccctgttaataccaggtacccattgatgttacagttgGGTTGGCTGTTTCCACAGTTGACATCAGGTCCCCTTTATACAGTTAGGTAGAGTtaaatttcttgctcaaggaaacaacgaCAACAGCTAGGCTAACCAGGTATCGAACCTGCAACTTTACGACTACCAAGCCAATGCTCTGACTGTTTGGCTGTGCTgcctcacatgcacacacactatactacacacacacgcgcatgcacgcacacacacacaccactaaGAACCAGACAGTGCACATGCTTTGTGTGTTTGTATCTGTGACTAGATCCTTTGGGGAAGTAGGTGGCAAGATGGTGCTGGAGGGGGTGCTGGGGAAGACATGGAGCAGTTTTTCTCATACATTTCACGCTGGGGCTCAACATCAAAGAATATGCTCCCAAAAAGTACAGTATTATACTTTTATATTTTAACGTATAGTTAAAGATATATCAGTTTCCTTTTCTTATATCTTAGCACGAGTAGACCATATAACTGAGGCTGCAGGATTTTGGAACAGTCGCAAAATCAAAGCGCTTCCCTTTTCACTCAATCGTAGACTTCATAAGGTACTTCAAATAATGTAGTCAATATTGTTGAATGCTACAGGTTTTGCAGACTCGTGAGTTACTTCTAGAGGCAACACTGGAATTACATCAGTTGCAGCCAAACTTTGATGTCAATTTAGATGATGCAGTGTTAGACACATTCAAGAGAAATTTGACAGCAATTGCACAAGGTTTTTCTGTACTAGTGTATGACAGCAATTTAAGTAtgtgtatacactgtagctgaattgtcttcATTTGCACCTAATGCAATTTTGTCAGATGTTGCcaagtactttcaaatgaaAGAGCAAGCAACCCTTGCCAGCAATTTAACTGGTTACTTGTCAGCTGCGTCAGAACCACTGAGCATTGTGCTATGTACGTAGAGTAGAGTAGATGTATTAAAATATGAAACTCTTTTGTGTGCATGGTAAATATCACTTGGATCACAGTACTTTACATGCCAATTGTACAACTTTTTATAGCTTGTGATAGTCTATACACTGAAGCTGTAAACTTCACCAAGAAGTGTGATGGGCAAGTGAGCAGTATGCAACATCTCGAGAATAGGCTGGGTCAGCATACATCTGTTGATGGGGAAAAAGACATAGTGCGTTACTCTCTGGTAAAGCTACAGGAGGAAATGGAAGTTATTAGCCTTTCCATTAAGAGACGCCAGGAAGCTTTGCAGAAAGCAACAAGTTCGTTTTAACTCATCACTAGCACTTAATATGCACAATGTTTGCTCACTTGACTAACCAGATCAATTTTGGAAGGTATTGTATCTATATTACTCATTTGCCAATGGTAGTGTGTCAACCACTGATAATAATAGCAAGGACTGTCAAACGGTTGTGACAGGCTGTGTGTACGGAAAATTTCTCAGTTATTGCCTGCTTGTATTGTGGAACAGTTTATGTAGAACCAAAGTAAATATATTAGGAATAGATAAATATTGTTTTAGTGTATTGTTTTAATACCTTTGTGTGTTCAGTACTTTTGCTACACACGTATGATTATTTTGCTGTAGCATCCAGTAAACAGCGTTCTAACTTAAGAAAAGCTATTACTACTGATAAGTCTAAGTTACGGAGAGCAATTCAGAAGTACGGCAGTGTCCAGGAGTACCTTCAACCCAGCGAACGGATCCAGATATGTGAAGATGATATTGTTACAGGAGAATTTCCTTGGTCCACTTTAActggtatgtacagtacatctGTCAAACCAGCGTAGTACAAACTGTACAGTATTCATTTTTGCAGTGATTCTTTACATACGTATTCACTCATGCCATCCTATAGGTCGCTATAGCATGGCAACCAAGCTTCAACTTGAAGCAACAGAGAAGTACAACCTCATACGTCGCCTGAAGGAAGAAGAACTACTTCTAGTAAAAGAAATGTCATCTTACATCTCATTTTATCAGCGGATCATATCAGAATTAAAGGATGCTGTTAGAGGTATTATATTGAGATTGCACTATTCCAATAACTCATTGTGGTGCTTAATATAGTGGAAGAGGCTACTCTTACGCTAACCAGCATTACATGTACGTGAGCATTGATGCATAGAATATGTGATGCTTATATTTGATGGGTTGTTTTTTTAGCCTTGCAACAACATCAAGGGATCAACAATTCAGATACAAGTAAACCCAAATACTTATAATAAGTGAGCGTGTACATGTTAATGTTTACAGATGCAACTAACATGCCAACATCACCTGTTTCAAGTGGTAAGGACTAAGGTTACTTGATGATGTTAAATTATTAGTGTTTCCATAGCAGCCACTTTGACTTCGGACAATTCAAGTGGTAAGGAATAACTGTGGTTACTTGATGGTGCTAAATTATCAGTGTTTCCATAGTATCCACTTTGACTTCGGCCAATTCAAGTGGTAAGGAATAACTGTGGTTACTTGATGGTGTTAAATTATCAGTGTTTCCATAGCAGCTACTTTGACGTCGACTAATTCAAGTGGTAAGGAATAACTGTGGTTACTTGATGGTGTTAAACTATCAGTGTTTCCATAGCAGCCACTTTAACGTCGGCCACTTTGACGTCGGCCAATTCAAGTGGTAAGGAATAACTGTGGTTACTTGATGGTGTTAAATTATCAGTGTTTCCATAGCAGCCACTGACTTCGGACAATTCAAGTGGTAAGGAATAACTGTGGTTACTTGATGGTGTTAAACTATCAGTGTTTCCATAGCAGCCACTTTAACGTCGGCCACTTTGACGTCGGCCAATTCAAGTGGTAAGGAATAACTGTGGTTACTAGATGGTGTTAAATTATCAGTGTTTCCATAGCAGCCACTGACTTCGGACAATTCAAGTGGTAAGGAATAACTGTGGTTACTTGATGGTGTTAAATTGTCAGTGTTTCCATAGCAGCCACTTTGACGTCGACCAATTCAAGTGGTAAGGAATAACTGTGGTTACTTGATGGTATTAAATTATCAGTGTTTCCATAGCAGCCACTTTGACTTCGGACAATTCAAGTGGTAAGGAATAATTGTGGTTACTTGATGGTGTTAAACTATCAGTGTTTCCATAGCAGCCACTTTGACGTCGACCAATTCAAGTGGTAAGGAATAACTGTGGTTACTTGATGGTATTAAATTATCAGTGTTTCCATAGCAGCCACTTTGACTTCGGACAATTCAAGTGGTAAGGAATAACTGTGGTTACTTGATGGTGTTAAATTATCAGTGTTTCCATAGCAGCCACTTTGACGTCGACCAATTCAAGTGGTAAGGAATAACTGTGGTTACTTGATGGTGTTAAATTATCAGTGTTTCCATAGCAGCCACTTTGACGTCGGCCAATTCAAGTGGTAAGGAATAACTGTGGTTACTTGATGTTGTTAAATTATTAGTGTTTCCATAGCTTCCATGCAAGCATCAACTGCTTCCAATGGTAAGGAATTAATGTGCTTTGAGAATATCATCTGTTCAATGTATTTATTCCAGATGTTTCATCGGTTCAGAGTGTGAGTATATGcaataatttttgtaactactattattatatatatatatttttttaaatagggAAGATACACTTCAAATAGAAATTGTCCAAGGTTTATAAGGGGTAAAATTGCACTTCTGAAGATGCAGCATGATTCTACTAAGGTGTTTTTATCATTTGTTAAGAATCTACTAGAAGCCTCTGAATCCGATGAAGTGGATATTTCTAGCATAGATCAGGTGTCTGAATCAGGCAGTGATGAAAATGATGACATTTAACCCTTAATGCACACATAACCTCACTTTAATACCAGTATATTTGTACCAATGTATATATTCATTGACCAcatggtatcatggaatagcACCAGGAAACCTACTCGTGATTAGTGCTACGGTGCACACATATATGCCTAGCCTGAAGTTTTATGCTACATGATTGACATCTGCAACATACAGGCTGTATCAGGCCCATAGTCCCATACCCAGGGGGTGCATAAGAACCCCTAGCTATTTTACAGCAGTACTTTTATTTTACTAAATTTTTCATCTTTCTAGTGCTCATTATGTTAAGTACTATATAGCTGATGGAAAATTATTTAAAGATCCATATGCATCATTTTGGAAATTGCTATAAATTGTGgctattaatttttttcttgAATATTCAGCATCTCATCCAAATTACCTGCTCAAATGCAACTTCGTTCTCAATGCCCTTTTGAAAATCCTGCATACGGCCCTGTGTATATACCACACGTagcatataatataatattactCTTCTCAAGTGTAACTACTCTGAGTATGCATAGTCATTATCACTACACTAGTTGACATGATTGTTATTTCAAGgcattaatattataattgtacatgtgcACATTCATAATTATGAGATTTCAGCTTTGCATTGATATCCACTTGAACTTTTGTAACGATGTCTGTAGgttagggctcaaacgaatagctgacattataatattataccatTTTAAAATAGCTATTATGCATCATAAAGTGctgatcactgtaaagcttGAACAAAACAAATGATCAGTGCATAAACATTTACTTCTTTTTTGTGTCCAAAAAGCATGTTGGCATAACCAGCTGCGTCTGTTATCACATCTCATATAAAATATTCGGTAGTTGTGTGACTAGAGAATATGATAATTAAATCACTATTTGTTTGAGCTCTACTGTGTTTGCTAGTAGAGAATGGATTAAAAAGGGACTGTGATCATGATTATATTATTTACCCATGAAATGCACAGTGGATGATGTGCACATGTCAAAAACATTCATCATTACTATATTATATGGACGTAGAGAGGTTTCAGACACCCCTAGGCCCAATATTTAATCTGACGCTTTCCGGGCTGTTTACACTAGTCAAGACagcaattattattatgtacagtattaaTTTATTTTGAAACCCtaaatattataatgaaatgaaatattacaaaaaagtcactagctatagctacgctAATTTTTTACATTTTTTGTTAATACATGGTCTCTTTAAACTGGGTTTTGTACAAAATTTACAGGTTCCACACTTTATGGCTTTACAGCCATCGCAGTGACCACATCTTCTTCTCCTCTTCTTGGGAAGTAGCTCTGAACAAATTAAGAATTGATATAATAGCCAGTAATCAAAACTTCTACTATAAAAACATTGACACTACTTCCTTACCACTTGAATTGGCCAAAGTCAAAGTGGCTGCTAT from the Dysidea avara chromosome 13, odDysAvar1.4, whole genome shotgun sequence genome contains:
- the LOC136243708 gene encoding uncharacterized protein isoform X20 — translated: MAGCDDLVEVESQLKKELKLLTSKNRRRARHRRALRPSSSNQFIHHHYDGSGQQITKSIPRKRVRTSGQASQDVCYDAQESDYGVEGICDNNRDHCQDNELQAMVDELRESLNAIPCTAEPASVMKSWAERREQLEQSWESHRAKLFEEVVTSMALPPEAKCSMCGDTDTAIVRCHQCGYSNMTYLCPLCDCHVHNDHPLHDREYWNGHYFTFIPPTQYPCPDTGNLIDIERIIAPGGNPMCSNCKSTLQSKRFEGKRIVITLRGRYDLDDVVLYCNECKIEQHLEGYWIGCVDRHSQYLFDEDLFLFFDYLQKFSPGLSVLGFLHTLEEYSAERNRVARINPTAFSKSFQEWRYCRYELKKLKREAIFECPACSDHQHSVHIDGNKKLYRFSKVKRTQQESYYAGDFIVKDTGVDQHLETLGYGSGTEGDDGTCGTTRWKAAKAVSRTMPTLDETGIVTGGCRHVIAQKAVNMFRGEIYGYSHYLHEKVFAPRGVRWLWQDVICQYWNWARSKTALFPGSRAMDMKPALSVMHAKAHSWHCQILWGSRWQDGAGGGAGEDMEQFFSYISRWGSTSKNMLPKNISVSFSYILARVDHITEAAGFWNSRKIKALPFSLNRRLHKTRELLLEATLELHQLQPNFDVNLDDAVLDTFKRNLTAIAQAELSSFAPNAILSDVAKYFQMKEQATLASNLTGYLSAASEPLSIVLSCDSLYTEAVNFTKKCDGQVSSMQHLENRLGQHTSVDGEKDIVRYSLVKLQEEMEVISLSIKRRQEALQKATTSSKQRSNLRKAITTDKSKLRRAIQKYGSVQEYLQPSERIQICEDDIVTGEFPWSTLTGRYSMATKLQLEATEKYNLIRRLKEEELLLVKEMSSYISFYQRIISELKDAVRVEEATLTLTSITSLQQHQGINNSDTNATNMPTSPVSSAATLTSDNSSVSTLTSANSSAATLTSTNSSAATLTSATLTSANSSAATDFGQFKCSHFDVDQFKCSHFDFGQFKCSHFDVDQFKCSHFDFGQFKCSHFDVDQFKCSHFDVGQFKCFHASINCFQWEDTLQIEIVQGL
- the LOC136243708 gene encoding uncharacterized protein isoform X7, producing MAGCDDLVEVESQLKKELKLLTSKNRRRARHRRALRPSSSNQFIHHHYDGSGQQITKSIPRKRVRTSGQASQDVCYDAQESDYGVEGICDNNRDHCQDNELQAMVDELRESLNAIPCTAEPASVMKSWAERREQLEQSWESHRAKLFEEVVTSMALPPEAKCSMCGDTDTAIVRCHQCGYSNMTYLCPLCDCHVHNDHPLHDREYWNGHYFTFIPPTQYPCPDTGNLIDIERIIAPGGNPMCSNCKSTLQSKRFEGKRIVITLRGRYDLDDVVLYCNECKIEQHLEGYWIGCVDRHSQYLFDEDLFLFFDYLQKFSPGLSVLGFLHTLEEYSAERNRVARINPTAFSKSFQEWRYCRYELKKLKREAIFECPACSDHQHSVHIDGNKKLYRFSKVKRTQQESYYAGDFIVKDTGVDQHLETLGYGSGTEGDDGTCGTTRWKAAKAVSRTMPTLDETGIVTGGCRHVIAQKAVNMFRGEIYGYSHYLHEKVFAPRGVRWLWQDVICQYWNWARSKTALFPGSRAMDMKPALSVMHAKAHSWHCQILWGSRWQDGAGGGAGEDMEQFFSYISRWGSTSKNMLPKNISVSFSYILARVDHITEAAGFWNSRKIKALPFSLNRRLHKTRELLLEATLELHQLQPNFDVNLDDAVLDTFKRNLTAIAQAELSSFAPNAILSDVAKYFQMKEQATLASNLTGYLSAASEPLSIVLSCDSLYTEAVNFTKKCDGQVSSMQHLENRLGQHTSVDGEKDIVRYSLVKLQEEMEVISLSIKRRQEALQKATTSSKQRSNLRKAITTDKSKLRRAIQKYGSVQEYLQPSERIQICEDDIVTGEFPWSTLTGRYSMATKLQLEATEKYNLIRRLKEEELLLVKEMSSYISFYQRIISELKDAVRVEEATLTLTSITSLQQHQGINNSDTNATNMPTSPVSSAATLTSDNSSATLTSTNSSAATLTSDNSSAATLTSTNSSAATLTSDNSSAATLTSTNSSAATLTSANSSASMQASTASNDVSSVQSGRYTSNRNCPRFIRGKIALLKMQHDSTKVFLSFVKNLLEASESDEVDISSIDQVSESGSDENDDI
- the LOC136243708 gene encoding uncharacterized protein isoform X41; translation: MAGCDDLVEVESQLKKELKLLTSKNRRRARHRRALRPSSSNQFIHHHYDGSGQQITKSIPRKRVRTSGQASQDVCYDAQESDYGVEGICDNNRDHCQDNELQAMVDELRESLNAIPCTAEPASVMKSWAERREQLEQSWESHRAKLFEEVVTSMALPPEAKCSMCGDTDTAIVRCHQCGYSNMTYLCPLCDCHVHNDHPLHDREYWNGHYFTFIPPTQYPCPDTGNLIDIERIIAPGGNPMCSNCKSTLQSKRFEGKRIVITLRGRYDLDDVVLYCNECKIEQHLEGYWIGCVDRHSQYLFDEDLFLFFDYLQKFSPGLSVLGFLHTLEEYSAERNRVARINPTAFSKSFQEWRYCRYELKKLKREAIFECPACSDHQHSVHIDGNKKLYRFSKVKRTQQESYYAGDFIVKDTGVDQHLETLGYGSGTEGDDGTCGTTRWKAAKAVSRTMPTLDETGIVTGGCRHVIAQKAVNMFRGEIYGYSHYLHEKVFAPRGVRWLWQDVICQYWNWARSKTALFPGSRAMDMKPALSVMHAKAHSWHCQILWGSRWQDGAGGGAGEDMEQFFSYISRWGSTSKNMLPKNISVSFSYILARVDHITEAAGFWNSRKIKALPFSLNRRLHKTRELLLEATLELHQLQPNFDVNLDDAVLDTFKRNLTAIAQAELSSFAPNAILSDVAKYFQMKEQATLASNLTGYLSAASEPLSIVLSCDSLYTEAVNFTKKCDGQVSSMQHLENRLGQHTSVDGEKDIVRYSLVKLQEEMEVISLSIKRRQEALQKATTSSKQRSNLRKAITTDKSKLRRAIQKYGSVQEYLQPSERIQICEDDIVTGEFPWSTLTGRYSMATKLQLEATEKYNLIRRLKEEELLLVKEMSSYISFYQRIISELKDAVRVEEATLTLTSITSLQQHQGINNSDTNATNMPTSPVSSAATLTSDNSSVSTLTSANSSAATLTSTNSSAATLTSATLTSANSSAATDFGQFKCSHFNVGHFDVGQFKCSHFDFGQFKCSHFDVDQFKCSHFDVGQFKCFHASINCFQWEDTLQIEIVQGL
- the LOC136243708 gene encoding uncharacterized protein isoform X44, which produces MAGCDDLVEVESQLKKELKLLTSKNRRRARHRRALRPSSSNQFIHHHYDGSGQQITKSIPRKRVRTSGQASQDVCYDAQESDYGVEGICDNNRDHCQDNELQAMVDELRESLNAIPCTAEPASVMKSWAERREQLEQSWESHRAKLFEEVVTSMALPPEAKCSMCGDTDTAIVRCHQCGYSNMTYLCPLCDCHVHNDHPLHDREYWNGHYFTFIPPTQYPCPDTGNLIDIERIIAPGGNPMCSNCKSTLQSKRFEGKRIVITLRGRYDLDDVVLYCNECKIEQHLEGYWIGCVDRHSQYLFDEDLFLFFDYLQKFSPGLSVLGFLHTLEEYSAERNRVARINPTAFSKSFQEWRYCRYELKKLKREAIFECPACSDHQHSVHIDGNKKLYRFSKVKRTQQESYYAGDFIVKDTGVDQHLETLGYGSGTEGDDGTCGTTRWKAAKAVSRTMPTLDETGIVTGGCRHVIAQKAVNMFRGEIYGYSHYLHEKVFAPRGVRWLWQDVICQYWNWARSKTALFPGSRAMDMKPALSVMHAKAHSWHCQILWGSRWQDGAGGGAGEDMEQFFSYISRWGSTSKNMLPKNISVSFSYILARVDHITEAAGFWNSRKIKALPFSLNRRLHKTRELLLEATLELHQLQPNFDVNLDDAVLDTFKRNLTAIAQAELSSFAPNAILSDVAKYFQMKEQATLASNLTGYLSAASEPLSIVLSCDSLYTEAVNFTKKCDGQVSSMQHLENRLGQHTSVDGEKDIVRYSLVKLQEEMEVISLSIKRRQEALQKATTSSKQRSNLRKAITTDKSKLRRAIQKYGSVQEYLQPSERIQICEDDIVTGEFPWSTLTGRYSMATKLQLEATEKYNLIRRLKEEELLLVKEMSSYISFYQRIISELKDAVRVEEATLTLTSITSLQQHQGINNSDTNATNMPTSPVSSAATLTSDNSSVSTLTSANSSAATLTSTNSSAATLTSATLTSANSSAATDFGQFKCSHFNVGHFDVGQFKCSH